The DNA region GGCCGTCGAGGATCTTGTCCACCACCTTGCGCTCGGCACGGACGGCGAGACCGACCAGATTGAGGTCGGCGCGGGCGACCGCCTTCACCACCTCGCGGTTGGCCTGATCATGCGTGGTCTTGAACATGTCCTCGGTGTAGAGCGCGGGCACCACGTTGCGCGCCAGCGCGCGCTCCAGCGCCCGCGACAGCGCAGCACGATCAGCGCCGTAGATCAGGATCGG from Bradyrhizobium genosp. L includes:
- a CDS encoding DUF2000 family protein, with protein sequence MQFDTKIAVVIRTDLEVWQKLNVASFLSGGIAASFPECIGENYEDGSGTKYLSLIGQPILIYGADRAALSRALERALARNVVPALYTEDMFKTTHDQANREVVKAVARADLNLVGLAVRAERKVVDKILDGLKFHS